A genomic region of Arachis stenosperma cultivar V10309 chromosome 9, arast.V10309.gnm1.PFL2, whole genome shotgun sequence contains the following coding sequences:
- the LOC130951023 gene encoding alpha-methyl-mannoside-specific lectin-like, translated as MAAISKKILPLLSIATIFLLLLNKAHSLDSLSFSYNNFEQDDERNLILQGDAKFSASKGIQLTKVDDNGTPAKSTVGRVLHSTQVRLWEKSTNRLSNFQAQFSFVINSPIDNGADGIAFFIAAPDSEIPNNSAGGTLGLFDPQTAQNPSANQVLAVEFDTFYAQDSNGWDPNYQHIGIDVNSIKSAATTKWERRNGQTLNVLVTYDANSKNLQVTASYPDGQSYQLSHKVDLRDHLPEWGRVGFSAASGQQYQSHELQSWSFTSTLLYTSPHYLKLGRSMI; from the coding sequence ATGGCTGCTATCTCCAAGAAAATCCTCCCTCTTCTTTCCATAGCAACCATCTTCCTCTTGCTCCTAAACAAAGCCCACTCACTAGATTCCCTTTCCTTCAGCTACAACAACTTTGAACAAGACGATGAAAGAAACCTAATCTTGCAAGGTGATGCAAAGTTTTCAGCAAGCAAGGGAATCCAACTCACCAAGGTAGACGATAACGGAACCCCTGCAAAGAGCACCGTGGGTCGAGTCTTGCACTCCACCCAGGTTCGCCTCTGGGAGAAGAGCACCAACCGGCTCTCAAACTTCCAAGCACAGTTCAGCTTCGTCATCAACTCGCCCATTGACAATGGTGCCGATGGCATAGCCTTCTTCATCGCCGCACCGGATAGCGAAATTCCAAACAACTCGGCCGGAGGGACCTTAGGGCTCTTTGACCCTCAAACTGCCCAGAACCCTTCGGCCAACCAAGTTCTCGCCGTTGAATTCGACACCTTCTATGCTCAAGACTCCAATGGTTGGGACCCCAATTACCAACACATCGGAATTGATGTCAACTCTATTAAATCCGCTGCAACCACCAAGTGGGAGAGGAGAAATGGCCAAACCCTAAATGTTCTCGTAACTTATGATGCTAACTCTAAAAACCTACAAGTGACAGCTAGCTACCCTGATGGTCAAAGTTATCAGTTATCTCATAAGGTTGACTTGAGGGACCATCTTCCAGAATGGGGTAGGGTTGGATTCTCAGCTGCTTCGGGACAACAATACCAATCTCATGAACTTCAATCTTGGTCCTTCACCTCAACCTTATTGTACACTTCACCTCACTACCTTAAACTTGGACGCTCCATGATATGA